Genomic DNA from Podospora pseudoanserina strain CBS 124.78 chromosome 4, whole genome shotgun sequence:
CAACCGATGCCATTCCCTCCCTTGGCCGCATATGTGCGGCTGCATCCGAGGATGCTGACAACGACTATTGTTTCGTCGCAACAGGGGCAGATGCATGTGGTGGATATTATGAATCCAAACACCACGAATATCAGGTATGCGCATCTGCAGGCGTCGATCAACCTATTCGAGATCGCGTCGTCAGGGAGAGCGCTGGTCATTGCGGACAATGACAGGAATATTGCGCTTTGGGGGTCGCCGTCGGACGGGATACAGTTTACTAACATCGGGGCGCCGATCACGTTTCCTGAACCCGAGGAGCCGGCGCCGCATGTTGACTGGAGTGTTGATGCTCCTTTGAGCACCGTGGGAATGCCATATTACTACGGGACAATGCTGTTCTCTGCCTGGCCGGCCGACATCATCTCAGATGCTGgcgctccaccaccacaggtCGACCCGGCCTTGCTCGCCACCTTGAACAAGACAGAGTTTGGATACTTTGGTCCCAACAAAACAGGTCTTCGACGCAATCAGATCGAAGACACGCGGGCTTCCAAAGCATCCAACAAGTTGCAAGCACCAAAATTCTTGAGCGAAAGAGCAAGAGATGGCCCGGTGACAGACAGTCATGTTGATCAGGAAACATTGGCCCAAGATGCCGCAGAGAGCCTGAAGCCGGAACCGCCACCCATCTACGGCACACTGGAGATCAAGTACAGCCGGTTTGGCGTTGACGATTTcgactttggcttcttcaacaagacAAAATATGCCGGTCTCGAGAATCAAATCCCGAACTCGTACGCCAATTCTTTGCTGCAGGTCATGAACTACACCCCTCTTATCCGCAACATGGCCCTTCAGCACGTCGCCACCTCGTGCGTCAcagacctctgcctcctgTGCGAGCTTGGGTTTGTCTTTGACATGCTCCAAAAGGCAGACGGCCTGACGTGCCATGCCACGAATCTTTTCAAAACTATTACTGGTAGAAGCGAATCACAGCCTCTGGACCTTCTCGAAGAAGATCTTCACAGCCACCGGGTAGCTTCGACCACCGGCGGAGCTCAGCCAGGTCCTGCCCCCCATACGAGGGTACAGAACTTGTGCAGGTTTCTTATGGACAAGACGACGGTTGAGTACCAGAGCATTCagcccatctccaccgcGTTGGAGCGGACGCTGTTGAAGCTGCCcgaccctccaagcccgaAGGAATTGACGTCAAAACTACTAACCACCTCTGCGGTTGTCAGAATCAACTGCACAAACTGCCGGACGGAAACGGCAAGGTCGGGAGATGCTCAAGTCATTGATCTCATTTACCCCCCTCCAAGAACGGCGATTAGGAATGCCAGGGCGCCTCGGACGACGTTCTCCCAGGTGCTCAAGATGGGAGTGGAAAAGGAGCTGGGCACCAAGGGCTGGTGCGGCAACTGCAAGCGGTACCAGAGTTTGCAGCTGCGCAAGACTGTCGAGAGCGTTCCGGCGGTTCTGACCATCAACACTATGATTGTGCAGGAGAACCGCAAGCTCTGGGCCACGCCGGGGTGGCTGCCGGAGGAAATCGGCGTCATAGTGAGCGGCGGGCAGTTTTTCTGCTACGAAGGCGAGGACCTGAGAGTTCACTTGCAACGGGGCGCGCACGAGATCACGGTGTACTCGCTGATGGGCATGGTGGTGAACATTGAGCACCCGCCACCGCAGAAGCCGCACCTGGTAGCCATGGTCAACGTGGCGCACTCGGAGCCGACAGCGCCGGCGGAGAGCAAGTGGCACTTGTTCAATGACTTTTCCGTCAGGAGGGTGTCGAGCGCCGAGGCGCTGACGTTCAACGCGGCGTGGAAGCTGCCGAGCGTGTTGATGTACCAGATCAAGCAGGCgaacaacaagagcaacaTGGAGTGGAGGACGAGGCTGGACACGTCGATTCTGTACAAGGACCTcgggccgccgccgccgcagcagcagcagcattcgGACGAGAAAAAGACGTACCGGCTGCTGGATGAGGCGACGGAGAGGCCGGGGCCGGGGACGATTGTGGGGTTGGACACGGAGTATGTCTCGCTGAAGGACCAGGAGATCCAGATCAACTCCAacggggagaaggagatgctTCGGCCGATGTGGCTGGCGCTGGGTCGGGTGAGCGTGATCAGGGCgcggggggagagggagggggaggcgttTATTGACGACTGGATCACCATCAGGGAGCCAGTGCACGATTATCTGACACAGTACTCTGGCATCACGGCCGGGGATCTGGACAGCAGGACGAGCAAGCACACGCTTGTGACGCTCAAGACGGCGTACAGGAAGATTTGGACGTTGCTGAACCTGGGGGTGACGTTCCTGGGGCATGGGTTGAGGCAGGATTTCAGGGTGATGAATATCCATGTGCCGAGGGCGCAGGTGATTGACACGGCCGTCATCTATCACTTGTCGGCCTGGAGGAGGGTGCTGAGCTTGAGTGTGCtgtcgagggtggtgctgaagCAGAAGATTCAGCAGGGGCAGCATGATTCTGTGGAGGATGCGCAGGCTGCGTTGAGGTTGTATAAAAAGTATCAGGAGTACGTGGATGCCgggttgtgggagagggagatcgAGCAGATTTACTTGAGGTGTAAGGCTATCGGGTTCAATGCCAAGTTTGAAGGGTCGGGGGATGGTATcatgggagggggggggatggtgaagaggacGGATACGCCTCCTGTTGggggggctgttggggcGGCGGATGGGGTGGCTGGGCCGACGACGCCTGTCCGTaaggcggcggtgttggggaCGGCGGGGAgtgttgggatggtgggatcGGGAGCGTtcgggagtggtggtggtggtggtggtgcttttACGCCTACGAAGGGGGGCAGTACTGGGTCGCCTAGGAGATAGGCGACACTGGGCGatgaagggaaggagggagaggcgggtggtccggaggaggagaagagcagtccggcggtggaggagagcggtccgaaggaggaggagaacgcttcagaggaggaggagagcggtccggaggaggaggagagcagtGTTGGAAATCTGTATAGGGGGGTGAGGATACGGAGACGGAGGGAGAGCACTCTTGGGAGTGGGTTCTCTGACGATGATTACAGGCGAGTGAGGATACTGAGACGAAGGACGAATGCTCTTCAAAGCGGGTTGTCTTCTGATGGTTCAGAGGTTGGAGTAGATTGGGCGACAGTCACAGGTTAGGTAGACGAGCGAGTTAAATTGATGTAAGCGTTTGTGCATTAAACTCGGAGGGCAGTCTGCGTGACTGTGTAGTGGCTGAGATCCCATATGGCTGTGAATTGGATCTCTCCTTTGAGGTATCATTCAGGCGAACCTATGGTTGCATTTTCAATAAGATGGCATGTGACATCTGATAGGTCAACGGCATCTGCTGCAGGTGATGGGCAAGGGGAGAAGTATGAGATGTGATTCGCTGGGAATTGAAGACGGTTTAATTTGGAGGTGAAGGCTGGGGTGGCTTCTGCGGTAAGACGTTTTGGAAATTTATTAAAGGTCATCTTTCCTTTTCAAAATGAGCTCTCGAACTCGTGATGGGGTTTTCGGGTTGACATCAACGCATATTTTCACGTCGTGCCAGTATTGCCATTGTTGATACGGCGCAGCAAAAGAAGTCACCTAATCTTTCACCAACTCAACGTCAAAATGGCATGGAACCACACCTCCACCGTGACGGCCTCGTCTCGACAGGTCCCCTTTTTAGGGAATCTCGTCGAGTCTCTGTCCGTTACTGCTCTTGTCATTCTGTTTACGACCTATGCGATTCTATACTTTGCTCAGACGATTCCACTGTCAAAGAATGAACCGCCCATCATCCCTTCAAGGATCCCATTTCTGGGCCATGTGCTTGGGATGCTGTTTCAGGGGGGCAAATATGTGAAGAATTTGGGGTGAGTGTGGTGTTTTCTAGGTTCTGAGGAAAACGACGAGACTGTGCTATTTTGGCATATGCCTCGCGAGATTGCCTAAAGCACTGAATAATAGTCCAGACACCCGGTGGTCTGTTCTGAGGACGGATCGCCTCTCAGCAGCCATCTTCCAACCCCCAGGTCCACCTACCGTTCTCTCGTTTTTGTACTTTCAACATCTCTGTCCTTACAACCGTCTGATACATACTAACCCTTACCGCTCCCTTCCAGCCTCCAAAACGCCCACCACCCaatcttcaccctccccatccccctctcccgcatctacatcatcacctcgcccaccctcgccctcaccctccaacgcctccctccctccaccctctccttcacccccctcatcccgAACATAACCAAGCGAGTCCTCGGTCTAAACCCCCACACCGTCGACGTCATCAGCCAGGCTATGGACCCCCTCCCAGGACAGCACATAGGCTTCCTAGCCGACATGGCCGACCTGGTAAAATCAACCCTCGCCCCCGGAGAAGAAATGAGCGCTCTCCTCTCCAGAATGGAGCACGAACTCAAATCGCTACTGAATGCTTAcgtccccccccctccctcccagcgGGAAATCGATCTCCTCGCTTGGACAAGGAACCTCGTCGCCCTGGCCACAGCCCGCAGCCTCTACGGCGCGTCAAACCCCCTGGAGGGATTAGAGGGGTCATTCTGGGAATTCGACCACGGCCTCGGCGGGCTACTGGTCGGCATCTGTCCCCAGGtgacggcgaggaaggcCTACCGCGGAAGGGAGAAACTGGTCCAGTCTTTTGCGGCCTGGCTCCGAAACGGAAAACACAAAGAGGCAGACGTGGCacccatcatcgccaaccgGGTAGCCATGGCCGCGAAACACGGGTGGGAGCTACAAGAGGTAGCCAGGTCCGAAGTGAGCTTCCTATTCGCCGGGATCGTCAACACCGCTACGACGAGCTTCTGGGGTGTACTGCAGACGTTTAACGACCCAAAACTCCTGGGGGAATTAAGGGCAGAGTTGGCTGTTGATCCTAACAGCAAGACGATCGAGGCAAGGTTGAGGGATGCCAAGCTGCTcttggaggcggtggtgaacGAGTGTTTGAGGCTTGGGAGCGACACTTACTCcacgagggtggtggtcccAAAGgagggggtcgaggttgaagtcAAAGGAAAAGAGTACTGGTTCCAGGGGGGCGCGGTGGTGCAGATTTCGGGGGGGACGATACATGCCTCTAAGGAAAACTGGGGGGAGGACGCGAGGGAATTCAAACCGGAGAGGTTCTTGAAGGGGGTCAGCTTCAAGAACTTTAGggcttttggtggggggCAGACGCTCTGTCCGGGGAGGAATTTTGCCCTTGCTGTTGTCAGGTTGTTGATTGCCATGGTGGTGACCAAGTTTGATATCGAGGTTGTAGGCGGGAAGATCccggagaaggaggacggGGTGCTGCCGGTGCATATCCTGGAGCccaaggagagggtgatggtcaAGGTGAGCGTGAAGGATGAGAGAAAGTTTGGGGATTTTGGAGCAACAGACAAGACGAGTAGGTGATGGGTATACCGCCACGCTGTGGACAGAAAAGAGAGCCCTTGCTAACCAGACAATGTGTCATGCATGTACCTCTCAAATAACATACAAATTCACTCCACTCCCCACAGCAAACCCATGTTCTGTTTCCCCTAACCAATCCATTTCTTCCTGAAAGCGATGAGGTGTCTAAAACCGCAGCGAACCAGGCCTCAAAAAGCCCCCCTAGAACCCCTCGATCCGACTCCCCACGCCCTTCTCCCCAGCAAACCTCACAatctccatccccacacTCAAATCCATCAGCCCCAAGCCCACACTCTTGTAAATGACATTCCCTTCCGCAAGCCACTTGGCCAGTTTCCGGTGATCCTTATCCTgc
This window encodes:
- the PAN2 gene encoding poly(A)-specific ribonuclease (COG:L; MEROPS:MER0030317; EggNog:ENOG503NW3B), with product MDPDWNEVNRITYPVPMPNDFRHPTTHPSAHPHSHHGGLHQGVVGQGYGGGPPPPPGIGGGGIVGGVGVVGLQPATALAFDPQAELLWAGDWKGRVTSFANRELRRYTAFKIQIDPTEGPVQQFLFHEKGVIVLGRRVVHMAMRRGPVLWNIRHEGMKDLRCMSFTSKGASEILVAGWQDTMFVIDVVKGEVTKQVPAPHHYKIMKRGRYICAATETGRIDIVNPTTFKVEKEWQAHQSYINDMDASGDYIVTCGGSYKQQGPGSSSRVPDPYVNVYDLRNMTSIQPMPFPPLAAYVRLHPRMLTTTIVSSQQGQMHVVDIMNPNTTNIRYAHLQASINLFEIASSGRALVIADNDRNIALWGSPSDGIQFTNIGAPITFPEPEEPAPHVDWSVDAPLSTVGMPYYYGTMLFSAWPADIISDAGAPPPQVDPALLATLNKTEFGYFGPNKTGLRRNQIEDTRASKASNKLQAPKFLSERARDGPVTDSHVDQETLAQDAAESLKPEPPPIYGTLEIKYSRFGVDDFDFGFFNKTKYAGLENQIPNSYANSLLQVMNYTPLIRNMALQHVATSCVTDLCLLCELGFVFDMLQKADGLTCHATNLFKTITGRSESQPLDLLEEDLHSHRVASTTGGAQPGPAPHTRVQNLCRFLMDKTTVEYQSIQPISTALERTLLKLPDPPSPKELTSKLLTTSAVVRINCTNCRTETARSGDAQVIDLIYPPPRTAIRNARAPRTTFSQVLKMGVEKELGTKGWCGNCKRYQSLQLRKTVESVPAVLTINTMIVQENRKLWATPGWLPEEIGVIVSGGQFFCYEGEDLRVHLQRGAHEITVYSLMGMVVNIEHPPPQKPHLVAMVNVAHSEPTAPAESKWHLFNDFSVRRVSSAEALTFNAAWKLPSVLMYQIKQANNKSNMEWRTRLDTSILYKDLGPPPPQQQQHSDEKKTYRLLDEATERPGPGTIVGLDTEYVSLKDQEIQINSNGEKEMLRPMWLALGRVSVIRARGEREGEAFIDDWITIREPVHDYLTQYSGITAGDLDSRTSKHTLVTLKTAYRKIWTLLNLGVTFLGHGLRQDFRVMNIHVPRAQVIDTAVIYHLSAWRRVLSLSVLSRVVLKQKIQQGQHDSVEDAQAALRLYKKYQEYVDAGLWEREIEQIYLRCKAIGFNAKFEGSGDGIMGGGGMVKRTDTPPVGGAVGAADGVAGPTTPVRKAAVLGTAGSVGMVGSGAFGSGGGGGGAFTPTKGGSTGSPRR
- a CDS encoding hypothetical protein (EggNog:ENOG503P1FM; COG:Q) → MAWNHTSTVTASSRQVPFLGNLVESLSVTALVILFTTYAILYFAQTIPLSKNEPPIIPSRIPFLGHVLGMLFQGGKYVKNLGLQNAHHPIFTLPIPLSRIYIITSPTLALTLQRLPPSTLSFTPLIPNITKRVLGLNPHTVDVISQAMDPLPGQHIGFLADMADLVKSTLAPGEEMSALLSRMEHELKSLLNAYVPPPPSQREIDLLAWTRNLVALATARSLYGASNPLEGLEGSFWEFDHGLGGLLVGICPQVTARKAYRGREKLVQSFAAWLRNGKHKEADVAPIIANRVAMAAKHGWELQEVARSEVSFLFAGIVNTATTSFWGVLQTFNDPKLLGELRAELAVDPNSKTIEARLRDAKLLLEAVVNECLRLGSDTYSTRVVVPKEGVEVEVKGKEYWFQGGAVVQISGGTIHASKENWGEDAREFKPERFLKGVSFKNFRAFGGGQTLCPGRNFALAVVRLLIAMVVTKFDIEVVGGKIPEKEDGVLPVHILEPKERVMVKVSVKDERKFGDFGATDKTSR